From the genome of Vitis riparia cultivar Riparia Gloire de Montpellier isolate 1030 chromosome 2, EGFV_Vit.rip_1.0, whole genome shotgun sequence, one region includes:
- the LOC117929165 gene encoding potassium transporter 3, protein MAQIRNQHKRVLLLAYQSLGIVFGSLSTSPLYVYKITFSGWLQHYQTEDAVFGACSLIFWTFMLLPLFKYVVIMLSVDDNGEGGTFALYSLLCRHAKLCLLPNHQAADEDLSTYFSPRYSNRNIPPSVFKRYVEKHKNTRTGLLLVVLFGASMVIAIGVITPSITVLSSIEGLKVRVKNADDRMVVAITCFVLVCLIVRQHHGTHRVGITFAPIVLLWLLSVALLGIYNITKWNPRIYQALSPYYIYKFFRNTGKDGWISLGGIFLCITGTEAMFADLGQFTATSMRVAFFVVIYPCLMLQYMGQAAFLSKNFSAADISFYASVPEPLFWPVFVLAISTGIVASQAAISETFSIVQQCQALGCFPRVKIVHTSRWIHGKIYIPEINWILMILILTVTLGFGDTTLMGNAYGIAYMSVTLVTTLLMTLAITLVWHKTLVLALSFLLFFGSMEIIFLSSSYMRIHRGGWLSIMLSSVFLAVMYVWHYGSRRKYLSDQQNRIPMKRILSLGPSLGIIRTPGIGVIYTELATGVPATFSHFLTNLPSFYQVIVFVCIKTIHVPYISHKERYLIGRIGPKAYQMYRCIIRYGYKDVHKSNEDFEYNLVMSIAEFIQLESEGSRTPDGSVDGRLAVVRTSEKTGMRMVMSESANLGESYGSGSSSWTGSAALSSSKSATLRRLQALYEQEVPAHLSRRRHVRYQLLDKNYKHPHVKEELLELVEAKHAEVAYVIGHSYIKARRNSSFLKKLAVDVAYSFLRRNCRSPGVALHIPHISLIMAGMNYYV, encoded by the exons ATG GCCCAAATTAGGAATCAACACAAGCGTGTTCTTCTTTTAGCATACCAGAGTTTGGGGATTGTGTTTGGCAGCTTGAGTACTTCCCCGCTTTATGTGTATAAAATTACATTCTCTGGTTGGCTGCAACATTATCAAACTGAAGATGCAGTGTTTGGGGCATGTTCTTTGATCTTTTGGACTTTCATGCTCCTTCCATTGTTCAAGTATGTTGTCATCATGTTGAGTGTAGATGATAATGGTGAAG GAGGAACTTTCGCTTTATACTCGCTTCTCTGCAGACATGCAAAGCTTTGTTTGCTTCCTAATCATCAAGCAGCAGATGAGGACCTTTCTACGTATTTTAGTCCGCGTTACTCGAATAGGAACATACCTCCCTCTGTATTCAAAAGATATGTTGAGAAACATAAAAACACAAGGACTGGCTTACTCCTTGTAGTTTTGTTTGGTGCTTCTATGGTGATAGCTATTGGTGTCATCACTCCTTCAATTACTG TTTTGTCATCCATTGAAGGGCTGAAAGTTCGAGTCAAGAATGCAGATGACA GAATGGTGGTTGCTATCACCTGCTTTGTATTGGTTTGTCTTATCGTCCGGCAGCACCATGGCACCCACAGGGTGGGCATCACATTTGCACCCATTGTGCTCCTGTGGTTGCTGTCTGTTGCCCTTCTCGGCATCTACAATATCACCAAGTGGAACCCAAGAATTTACCAGGCTCTTTCGCCCTACTACATTTACAAGTTCTTCAGGAACACGGGAAAAGATGGATGGATCTCCCTTGGAGGAATTTTTCTATGTATTACTG GAACTGAAGCTATGTTTGCAGACCTTGGCCAATTCACAGCTACATCCATGAGG GTTGCATTTTTTGTTGTCATTTACCCGTGTCTAATGCTTCAATACATGGGGCAGGCTGCATTTCTTTCAAAGAACTTTTCTGCAGCAGATATAAGCTTCTATGCTTCTGTACCAg AGCCCTTGTTCTGGCCAGTTTTTGTTCTTGCAATTTCAACTGGGATTGTTGCCAGTCAGGCGGCAATCTCCGAGACGTTCTCAATTGTTCAACAATGTCAGGCATTAGGATGTTTCCCTCGTGTCAAGATTGTACACACATCAAGATGGATCCATGGTAAGATCTACATTCCAGAGATAAACTGGATCCTTATGATACTCATTCTGACTGTCACACTTGGTTTTGGAGACACAACCCTCATGGGAAATGCCTATG GGATTGCGTATATGAGTGTGACATTGGTGACAACATTGTTGATGACACTGGCCATTACCCTGGTGTGGCATAAGACTCTCGTGCTTGCCCTGTCATTCCTACTGTTCTTTGGATCAATGGAGATTATCTTCCTTTCATCTTCTTATATGAGAATCCATAGGGGTGGGTGGCTTTCAATCATGTTGTCTTCAGTCTTCCTTGCTGTTATGTATGTGTGGCACTATGGCAGCAGGCGGAAGTATTTATCTGATCAACAGAACAGGATACCCATGAAAAGGATTCTCTCACTTGGCCCCAGTCTTGGGATTATCAGGACTCCCGGTATAGGCGTCATCTACACTGAATTGGCAACTGGGGTGCCAGCCACATTTTCCCATTTCCTCACCAACTTGCCATCCTTCTACCAGGTCATCGTCTTCGTCTGCATCAAGACCATTCACGTCCCTTACATCTCTCATAAGGAGCGCTACCTCATCGGCCGGATTGGACCCAAAGCTTATCAGATGTACAGATGCATTATCCGATATGGTTACAAAGATGTCCATAAAAGTAACGAAGATTTTGAGTACAACCTGGTGATGAGCATAGCGGAGTTCATTCAACTGGAATCAGAAGGCTCGAGAACCCCAGATGGGTCGGTGGATGGCAGACTGGCAGTCGTGAGAACCTCTGAGAAGACCGGAATGAGAATGGTAATGTCAGAATCTGCTAATCTGGGAGAAAGCTACGGCAGCGGAAGCAGCAGCTGGACCGGGTCCGCCGCTCTGAGCAGTAGCAAGTCGGCCACTCTGCGGAGACTCCAGGCCTTGTACGAGCAGGAAGTACCAGCCCATCTGAGCCGCAGGCGCCATGTGCGGTACCAGCTGCTGGACAAAAACTACAAGCACCCACACGTGAAAGAAGAGCTGCTGGAGCTTGTGGAAGCGAAGCATGCAGAAGTGGCATATGTGATAGGGCATTCCTATATAAAGGCGAGAAGAAACTCATCGTTCTTGAAGAAGTTGGCTGTGGATGTAGCCTACTCTTTCTTGCGTAGAAACTGCAGATCCCCAGGTGTGGCCCTGCACATTCCCCACATCAGCTTGATCATGGCAGGGATGAACTATTATGTCTAG